tgttcatataataacataaaatgaaaattaaaaagaacttTAAAAAGTTAACAGCAACAAAGGATGGGTCCTTGTTAAGTTTGCTGGTTTCCTATGGGTCGTCTAAATTAGTTACTATTGACTGAATGTAGTATGTCTCTCTTTGGTGCAATATAAGAATCATCGACTCCTCTACCTAAAGTGGAGCCACTTGTATGAGACCGAGCATCACAATACCTCAAGTGGCATGCAGAGCCCAATGCATACACTATTTCCAAGTGAGTGAATCATCATAACTCTCTTAGGCTTCGTTTGGAGAGCTATTGGCAGTAGAGTTTATGAAAGTAGAACTTTCTGAAATAcagcttttataaaaaactgTTTGTTGTTTGCTAATTACATTTTTAAAGTACTGtaccactttaacatgtgtttggtaaacaaactgagaaaatacttttagTATTAGAAAATGATcttaaaggacattgcatagtattatgcaacacagcataataaaatataatatgtattaatacataaatatatgatattgtataatattactataatgtaatataatattattgtaatatagtaatataatattgtacactatagcataataatttaatataatattaaattatacatatcaatgtattatgatataatgtaatataataataaagatataaaatattataactattagcgtaaattaattttctataatgtaacaaattttctagctaggtgataaaattggttaaataattattaaagagatattttgtgtaattattatattttattatgagtattttggtcaaaaaacagctttccgactaGAGTTAAAAGTATTTTTTCGGAAAACTTCAAAATGaagcttcttccaaaaagctatttttaaccttttagaaaagctaaaataacttttcaaaatttttacgaaatacttttatttcatttaaaaGTATATTTGAAGAATAAAAACCTTTCAAAATGGGGCTTAATTCATACTTACTTGTCAAACTTAAACCATACAAACAGATAACCATTCCCTAATAATAAAACCATCACACGTCTAATCCCTCAATCCACACATTAAGAAGCATCTCATCCAAAGTAAAAGTGTACTTTCGTCATGACATCTTAAAGATGTTactgggagagggagagagagggagagagagagcagcaGAAACGTCCTTCTTTCTCGTGCTATACAGGTAAACCACCCAACGGTTTCTTCCGACCCAAACCCTAACGTACCCCATGCACGTGAAACGCTACATGCCCTCAAATTTCCTATCCCAGACGCTAACCCCTCTATATAATCCTCACGCCAAGTAGTAGCTTATAGAGTgagaagaaagataaaaaaataactaaGATCAAGATAAGGCAATCATGCCTCCCgtcatcttcctcctcctttccctcctcctcctcccctcttctcATGCTGCAGACTTCTGCGTCGCAGACCTCACGGGCCACCTGACCCCCTCAGGCTACGACTGCAAGAAGGAGGCTGCCGTCACCGTCAACGACTTTGTCTTCACCGGCCTCGGCAAGGCGGGCAACACCTCGAACCTCATCAAGGCTGCAGTGACCCCCGCCTTCGTCGCCCAAGTCCCGGGTGTCAACGGGCTCGGCATCTCTGCTGCTCGCCTCGACCTTGCTCCAGGGGGTGTCGTCCCCCTCCACACCCACCCAGCCGCCACCGAGTTCCTTGTGGTCACCCAGGGCACCATCTGCGCCGGCTTCATCAGCTCCACTGCCAATGACGTCTATTTTAAGTCCCTCAACACGGGCGACTCCATGCTCTTCCCCCAAGCGTTGCTGCACTTCCAGGTGAATTGTGGTCGGACGACGGCTGTGGCCATTGTGAGCTTCAGCAGCCCGAGCCCAGGGCTCCAGATAACATCATTCGCGCTCTTCGCGAACAATTTGCCGTCGGCATTGGTGGAGATGGTCACCTTCCTGGACGATGCTGAAGTGAAGAAACTCAAGAAGCTGCTCGGAGGGACCGGGTGAGGGAGCGAACTTGGTTGCCTCCTGGGAGTTGATTTAATGCGAGTTCTTTGAGTGTTTTCTGTCTGTGTGGGCACTTAGCAGTGTTAGTGTTGGATGTGTTTCTTTCGTTGTGGGCAAATGGTGGTGTATGGAGTCTTAATTGCTTCTTCTTCTGCAATTATTTTAACATGA
This portion of the Phoenix dactylifera cultivar Barhee BC4 chromosome 11, palm_55x_up_171113_PBpolish2nd_filt_p, whole genome shotgun sequence genome encodes:
- the LOC103703402 gene encoding germin-like protein 8-14 — encoded protein: MPPVIFLLLSLLLLPSSHAADFCVADLTGHLTPSGYDCKKEAAVTVNDFVFTGLGKAGNTSNLIKAAVTPAFVAQVPGVNGLGISAARLDLAPGGVVPLHTHPAATEFLVVTQGTICAGFISSTANDVYFKSLNTGDSMLFPQALLHFQVNCGRTTAVAIVSFSSPSPGLQITSFALFANNLPSALVEMVTFLDDAEVKKLKKLLGGTG